In a single window of the Subtercola sp. PAMC28395 genome:
- a CDS encoding GNAT family N-acetyltransferase, with amino-acid sequence MFVPSLAEGAIGIRPIRIRDSKALENELIANRTWLRKWEATSPNAPMAFDTRASIRSLQQNARAGYGLPFVIEYKGELAGQLNVSSISYGSVSSASIGYWVAERFAGLNITPTVVALATDHCFFSVGLHRMEICIRPENGPSLRVVEKLGFRYEGLRRRYIHINGDWRDHFCFALVGEELPVGVLRRWKEGSVPAGQGSVPESDRREAQTPIATRPR; translated from the coding sequence ATGTTCGTTCCCAGCCTCGCCGAGGGTGCCATTGGCATTCGTCCCATCCGCATCCGTGATTCCAAGGCACTCGAGAACGAGCTCATCGCCAATCGCACCTGGCTGCGAAAGTGGGAGGCGACCAGCCCGAACGCTCCGATGGCGTTCGACACTCGGGCGAGCATCCGGTCACTGCAACAGAATGCCCGCGCGGGCTACGGCCTGCCGTTCGTCATCGAATACAAGGGTGAACTCGCCGGCCAGCTGAACGTGTCGTCGATCAGCTACGGGTCGGTATCGTCGGCCAGCATCGGGTACTGGGTGGCAGAGAGGTTTGCCGGGCTCAACATCACGCCCACGGTCGTCGCGCTCGCAACCGACCACTGCTTCTTCTCGGTGGGCCTTCATCGCATGGAGATCTGCATCAGGCCGGAGAACGGCCCGAGCCTGCGTGTGGTCGAGAAACTGGGCTTTCGCTACGAGGGTCTGCGGCGTCGCTACATCCACATCAACGGCGATTGGCGCGACCACTTCTGCTTCGCGTTGGTCGGCGAAGAACTGCCCGTCGGTGTGCTGCGCCGGTGGAAGGAAGGTTCGGTGCCCGCCGGTCAGGGGAGTGTGCCTGAGTCAGACCGTCGTGAGGCGCAGACGCCGATCGCCACTCGGCCGCGCTGA